A window of the Paraburkholderia sp. ZP32-5 genome harbors these coding sequences:
- a CDS encoding SDR family oxidoreductase yields MHNDALAALNGRRVLVTGGARGLGAAFVRALVEAGARVVFGDVLHDEGRALAASLVEQGHAATYLPLDLADPQSVKQFAEQGAAHLGGLDALINNAAITNSGGKFADELSVDTWDAVMNVNVRGTWLMSAAALPYLRDSGRGSIVNIASDTAMWGAPKLLAYVASKGAVISMTRSLAREFGAHGVTVNAIAPGLTEVEATAYVPAERHQYYLQGRALSRAQVPDDVTGPVLFLLSDAARFVTGQLLPVNGGFVMN; encoded by the coding sequence ATGCATAACGACGCTCTCGCAGCGCTCAACGGCCGGCGCGTGCTCGTGACCGGCGGCGCGCGCGGACTCGGCGCGGCGTTCGTGCGCGCACTCGTTGAGGCCGGCGCGCGAGTCGTGTTCGGCGATGTGCTGCACGACGAAGGCCGCGCACTCGCGGCATCGCTCGTCGAGCAGGGCCACGCGGCCACCTATCTGCCGCTCGATCTCGCCGATCCGCAAAGCGTCAAGCAGTTCGCCGAACAGGGCGCGGCTCACCTCGGCGGTCTCGACGCGCTGATCAACAACGCGGCAATCACCAACTCCGGCGGCAAGTTCGCCGACGAGTTATCCGTGGACACATGGGACGCGGTGATGAACGTCAACGTGCGCGGCACCTGGCTGATGAGCGCCGCCGCATTGCCTTATCTGCGCGACTCGGGCCGCGGCAGCATCGTCAACATCGCGTCCGATACCGCGATGTGGGGCGCGCCGAAGCTGCTCGCGTATGTCGCGAGCAAGGGCGCGGTGATTTCGATGACCCGTTCGCTGGCACGCGAATTCGGCGCGCACGGCGTGACGGTCAACGCGATCGCGCCGGGCCTGACCGAAGTCGAGGCCACCGCGTACGTGCCCGCCGAGCGTCATCAGTATTACCTGCAAGGCCGCGCGCTGTCGCGCGCACAGGTGCCCGACGACGTAACCGGGCCGGTGCTGTTCCTGTTGTCCGATGCCGCTCGCTTTGTGACCGGCCAACTGCTGCCGGTCAACGGCGGCTTCGTGATGAATTGA
- a CDS encoding cupin domain-containing protein encodes MADADNAGKSWDQPVDASFQQWLDGRVARFETRRYDWDALKFQADFDPKYRRAQMRYVGTGGTGVAKDMNTVPAGNFTFSTMVIPAGNIGPSHIHTDVEEIFFVLRGKMKVICERDGETWEAVLGERDLISVPPGVYRTEINIGEEDALMCVMLGSSKPITPTYPPDSPLAKIKR; translated from the coding sequence ATGGCCGACGCCGATAACGCAGGCAAATCCTGGGACCAACCCGTGGACGCAAGCTTCCAGCAGTGGCTGGACGGCCGCGTCGCGCGCTTCGAAACGCGTCGCTACGACTGGGACGCGCTGAAGTTCCAGGCCGACTTCGACCCGAAGTACCGCCGTGCGCAGATGCGCTATGTCGGCACCGGTGGCACGGGTGTCGCGAAAGACATGAACACGGTGCCCGCAGGCAACTTCACGTTTTCGACGATGGTGATTCCGGCCGGCAACATCGGCCCGAGCCATATCCATACGGATGTCGAAGAAATCTTCTTTGTGCTGCGCGGCAAGATGAAAGTGATCTGCGAGCGCGATGGCGAAACGTGGGAAGCGGTGCTCGGCGAGCGTGACCTGATCTCGGTGCCGCCGGGCGTGTACCGCACGGAAATCAACATCGGTGAGGAAGACGCATTGATGTGCGTGATGCTCGGTTCGTCCAAGCCGATCACGCCGACGTATCCGCCGGATTCGCCGCTCGCGAAGATCAAGCGCTAA
- a CDS encoding alpha/beta fold hydrolase — MSAVPSANAGQPDRHAALEARLASYPAQQSSLASQRVLSYREVNRAGHDALPLVLLHGIGSGAASWVQQFDALGESRRVLAWDAPGYGASTPVAAPSPAAQDYAAVLREWLDTLGIDRCVLVGHSLGAIIAGAFAAANSQRVAGLLLLSPAGGYGAASAEVRDAKRDQRLAMLNELGPQGLAEKRSANMLSAHASDEARAWVRWNMSRVIPHGYAQATHLLANADLASDLARYAGRVNVAVGADDAITTPAACEKIAQAARTPLQVVPGAGHAGYIEAPAAYTALIDTFCRASGRNEADELSQ, encoded by the coding sequence ATGTCCGCCGTCCCGTCCGCCAATGCTGGCCAGCCTGATCGTCATGCCGCGCTCGAAGCGCGTCTTGCCAGCTATCCGGCGCAGCAAAGCAGCCTGGCATCGCAACGCGTGTTGAGCTATCGCGAAGTCAATCGCGCCGGCCATGACGCGCTGCCGCTCGTGCTGCTGCACGGTATCGGTTCGGGCGCGGCATCGTGGGTGCAGCAGTTCGACGCGCTCGGCGAGTCGCGGCGCGTGCTGGCCTGGGATGCGCCGGGGTATGGCGCATCCACGCCGGTCGCGGCGCCGTCGCCGGCCGCGCAGGATTACGCGGCTGTTCTGAGGGAATGGCTCGACACACTCGGTATCGATCGCTGCGTGCTGGTTGGGCATTCGCTCGGCGCGATCATCGCCGGTGCGTTTGCCGCGGCGAATTCGCAGCGTGTGGCCGGGCTGTTGCTGTTGTCGCCCGCCGGCGGTTATGGCGCGGCATCCGCTGAAGTGCGCGACGCGAAACGCGACCAGCGCCTTGCGATGCTGAACGAACTCGGCCCGCAAGGTCTCGCTGAAAAGCGCAGCGCCAACATGCTGTCCGCTCACGCGAGCGACGAGGCACGTGCATGGGTGCGCTGGAACATGTCGCGCGTGATTCCGCACGGTTACGCGCAGGCGACGCATCTGCTCGCCAATGCCGATCTCGCGAGCGACCTCGCGCGCTACGCCGGCCGCGTCAATGTCGCGGTTGGCGCGGACGATGCGATCACCACGCCCGCGGCTTGCGAAAAGATCGCCCAGGCCGCACGCACCCCGTTGCAGGTCGTGCCGGGCGCGGGGCACGCCGGCTATATCGAAGCCCCCGCCGCCTATACGGCGCTCATCGACACGTTCTGCCGCGCGAGCGGCAGGAACGAGGCCGATGAGCTGAGCCAATGA
- a CDS encoding IclR family transcriptional regulator, with protein sequence MTSDILDAAGDVIADGKEAGSDIGYRVPGLERGLKILMEFSPREPVLGAPELSRRLKIPRTTVFRLLQTLESLGFLERADRDRNYRLGIAVLRLGFEYLSSLELTDLGLPIIEGLRDDTGLTSHIVIRDGRDVVFVAKAQSHAPIFSSVKVNVGTRLPAHATTHGQVLMGDLTLDELKKLYPEPQLERFTTQTPATLDELYERIRDDARRGFAISESSFERGISVVSAPVRNDTRRIVAVITTTIPRHEIDAALLDGGLIDKVRRAADELSKRLNFRPKSEPNGGNKYMKALGL encoded by the coding sequence ATGACGTCCGACATTCTCGATGCCGCAGGCGACGTGATCGCCGACGGCAAGGAAGCTGGCAGCGATATCGGCTACCGTGTGCCCGGTCTCGAACGCGGCTTGAAGATCCTGATGGAATTCTCGCCGCGCGAGCCGGTTCTCGGCGCGCCCGAACTGTCGCGCCGCCTGAAGATTCCACGCACGACGGTGTTCCGTCTGCTGCAAACGCTCGAATCGCTCGGCTTTCTCGAACGCGCCGATCGCGACCGCAACTATCGCCTCGGCATCGCGGTGCTGCGCCTCGGCTTCGAATATCTGAGTTCGCTGGAACTGACCGATCTCGGCCTGCCGATCATCGAAGGGCTGCGCGACGACACCGGCCTCACCAGCCATATCGTGATTCGCGACGGACGCGACGTCGTGTTCGTCGCCAAGGCGCAAAGCCATGCACCGATTTTCAGTTCGGTGAAGGTCAATGTCGGCACGCGCCTGCCCGCTCATGCGACGACGCACGGCCAGGTGCTGATGGGCGATCTGACGCTGGACGAACTGAAGAAGCTCTATCCCGAGCCGCAACTCGAACGCTTTACGACGCAAACGCCGGCCACGCTCGACGAACTCTACGAACGCATTCGCGATGACGCGCGGCGCGGTTTCGCGATCAGCGAGTCGTCGTTCGAACGCGGCATTTCGGTGGTCAGCGCGCCGGTGCGCAACGACACGCGCCGCATCGTCGCGGTGATCACGACGACGATTCCGCGCCACGAGATCGACGCGGCGCTGCTCGACGGTGGCCTCATCGACAAGGTGCGCCGCGCGGCGGACGAACTGTCGAAGCGGCTCAATTTTCGGCCGAAGTCCGAGCCGAATGGCGGCAACAAATACATGAAGGCATTGGGGCTCTGA